One region of Cydia pomonella isolate Wapato2018A chromosome 25, ilCydPomo1, whole genome shotgun sequence genomic DNA includes:
- the LOC133531660 gene encoding gastrula zinc finger protein XlCGF57.1-like isoform X1 → MEAYYSCSCCLVRPPDKGLKTLYNHLGKAEIYCDMLRECFGLNLSLGNDECGICEVCVGRLRDANNFKLQVQRVQDVLHARLTGALPATAGDSIEIKLEKPTEDDAISRGIKQERPEVEIADSKIVPVALHEGSPAPFAQPVPTASHSVSVAPAPNVTRRRSHTGEKPYACNICDKRFGQKGHLNVHYANHIGKFKFSCELCKRGFVHKHQYVTHMWIHTGEKPYVCDICNKKYRYKGQLKQHKNSHLKYDQNRVEPGEITTCERGSSEESEQGPTKDFTCDICKKQFVNKNYLAAHFKHHSGDYPFTCDICKRKFNTQFALNTHKFDHSGGRPFKCEKCNRGYTTKSALTLHLKVHTEDYKHACHLCSKRFIIKESLNVHMRVHTGEKPYTCLTCESKFRYRRGLKIHLLAKHNQVMDKQFSCETCGKRFSLQGTLVKHMNKHTVHTEKEGRKKEKKEKETADKKKDLEFMCETCSKRFSSIGFLNRHRIIHNEEKPFECEVCHKKYRTKPNLQDHMQVHEEKKHSCEVCGQQFRHKSALYVHIRRLHSENRPHVCDICKKTFVVLAQLKEHHRVHTGEKPYACGICYKKFPWRNGVKRHLVQVHNEKPTRFVKLNELNKDD, encoded by the exons ATGGAAGCATATTACTCGTGTAGCTGCTGCCTGGTGCGCCCTCCGGATAAAGGCCTCAAGACTCTATACAATCATCTTGGCAAAGCAGAGATATATTGCGACATGCTGAGAGAATGCTTCGGTTTAAAT CTAAGCTTAGGAAATGACGAGTGTGGGATCTGCGAGGTCTGCGTGGGGCGGCTGCGGGACGCGAACAACTTCAAGCTGCAAGTGCAGCGCGTCCAGGACGTCCTGCACGCGCGGCTCACGGGAGCACTCCCTGCCA CTGCAGGTGACAGCATCGAAATCAAGTTAGAGAAACCAACTGAAGATGACGCCATTTCGC GCGGGATCAAGCAGGAGAGGCCAGAGGTGGAAATAGCTGATAGCAAAATCGTACCAG TTGCATTACACGAAGGATCGCCAGCGCCTTTTGCTCAACCAGTTCCTACCGCGTCCCACAGCGTCTCGGTCGCGCCAGCTCCAAACGTTACCAGGCGCCGCTCTCACACTGGAGAGAAACCGTACGCGTGCAACATATGCGACAAAAGATTCGGACAGAAAGGCCACTTAAATGTTCATTACGCAAACCATATaggaaaattcaaattctctTGCGAATTATGCAAAAGGGGATTCGTACACAAACATCAATATGTTACTCATATGTGGATACATACTGGTGAAAAACCATACGTATGTGATATATGCAACAAGAAATATAGGTATAAAGGCCAAttaaaacaacataaaaataGTCATTTGAAATATGATCAGAATCGCGTAGAGCCAGGAGAAATAACTACATGCGAAAGAGGGTCATCAGAAGAATCAGAACAAGGACCCACAAAAGATTTTACGTGTGATATATGCAAAAagcaatttgtaaataaaaactatttagcTGCTCATTTCAAACATCACTCTGGGGATTATCCCTTCACTTGCGACATTTGTAAAAGGAAATTTAATACGCAGTTTGCCTTAAATACTCATAAATTTGATCACTCGGGAGGGAGACCTTTTAAATGTGAAAAATGCAATAGGGGGTACACAACGAAAAGTGCTTTAACTCTACATTTGAAAGTTCACACTGAGGATTATAAGCACGCATGCCATCTGTGTAGTAAACGGTTCATAATAAAGGAGTCTTTAAATGTACATATGCGCGTACATACGGGTGAAAAGCCTTATACCTGTCTAACTTGTGAATCTAAGTTCCGCTATAGACGTGGCTTGAAGATACATTTATTGGCGAAACACAATCAAGTTATGGACAAACAGTTCAGTTGTGAAACTTGTGGGAAACGATTTTCATTACAGGGGACTTTAGTAAAACATATGAACAAACACACTGTCCATACTGAGAAGGAAGGGAGGAAGAAGGAAAAGAAGGAGAAGGAAACTGCAGATAAAAAGAAAGACCTAGAATTTATGTGCGAAACATGTAGTAAACGATTTTCGTCAATAGGTTTTCTAAATAGACATAGAATTATACATAATGAAGAAAAACCTTTCGAGTGCGAagtatgtcataaaaaataccGAACGAAGCCGAATTTACAGGACCACATGCAGGTGCACGAGGAAAAAAAACACTCTTGTGAAGTATGCGGCCAGCAGTTCAGACATAAGTCTGCCTTGTACGTTCATATCCGACGGTTACACTCCGAGAACAGACCACATGTTTGCGATATTTGTAAAAAGACTTTTGTTGTTCTTGCTCAACTAAAAGAACATCATCGAGTACACACTGGCGAGAAACCGTATGCTTGCGGAATATGCTATAAGAAATTTCCGTGGCGTAACGGGGTTAAAAGACATCTAGTACAAGTTCACAATGAGAAACCTACGAGATTTGTTAAATTAAACGAATTGAATAAAGATGACTAA
- the LOC133531660 gene encoding uncharacterized protein LOC133531660 isoform X2 — MEAYYSCSCCLVRPPDKGLKTLYNHLGKAEIYCDMLRECFGLNLSLGNDECGICEVCVGRLRDANNFKLQVQRVQDVLHARLTGALPATAGDSIEIKLEKPTEDDAISRGIKQERPEVEIADSKIVPGVYSGELYPNEL; from the exons ATGGAAGCATATTACTCGTGTAGCTGCTGCCTGGTGCGCCCTCCGGATAAAGGCCTCAAGACTCTATACAATCATCTTGGCAAAGCAGAGATATATTGCGACATGCTGAGAGAATGCTTCGGTTTAAAT CTAAGCTTAGGAAATGACGAGTGTGGGATCTGCGAGGTCTGCGTGGGGCGGCTGCGGGACGCGAACAACTTCAAGCTGCAAGTGCAGCGCGTCCAGGACGTCCTGCACGCGCGGCTCACGGGAGCACTCCCTGCCA CTGCAGGTGACAGCATCGAAATCAAGTTAGAGAAACCAACTGAAGATGACGCCATTTCGC GCGGGATCAAGCAGGAGAGGCCAGAGGTGGAAATAGCTGATAGCAAAATCGTACCAGGTGTGTACTCTGGAGAGTTGTATCCTAACGAACTGTAA